A segment of the Thermus hydrothermalis genome:
CTCGCCAAGCCCTTCCCCAAGGACCCGGAGACGGGCCGGCGCATCGCCCTCATCCCCGTGGAGGCCCCGCCCCCCCGCTACGCCGGGGGGATGGGCGGGGTGAGCACCGCTTCCGATTACCTGCGCTTCCTGGAGGCCTTGCGCACGGGGAAAGGCCTCCTCCACCCGCGCCTGGCCCGGCTCATGGCCGAGGACCACCTGGGCCCCCTCTACCCCGAGGGCCTGAAGCGGGGCCCCGAGTACCTCCCGGGCCCCGGGTACGGGTTTGGGCTGGGGGTGGCGGTCCGCCTGGGGGCGGGCCTTTCCCCGGGAAGCCCGGGGGAGTTCAACTGGGCGGGGTTTGGCGGCACCTACTTCTTCGTGGACCCCTCCTTGGGCCTAAGCGCCCTCTACATGAGCCAGGCCCCCAACCTGCTTTCCGTTTTGGAGCCCTCGAGGGCCCTCCATTCCCGCCTGGGGGCCAGGCTCCAGCACGCCTTCCGCACCCAGGTCTACCGGGCCCTTTAGGGTGTTGCTCCGCAGGTCAATCATCCCCGCCCGCCTCCACCCCCACGGCGGCGGCGAGGTCGGGGGGTAGGAGAAAGACCTTGTTCCCCAGGGCCACCCGCACGCCGTTTTGGCGCTCCAGGACCCGGAGGCGGGCCCCGGGGGTAAGCCCGAGCCGGGCCAGGAGGTGGAGCGTCCCCGGGTCTTGGACCAGGGCCCGCACCACCCGCGCCTCCCCGAGCGGGGCCTCGGTCAAGGGTGTGGCGGGCGCTTCCGGCAAGGCGAGGTCCTGGGTGGGGATGGGGTCCCCGTGGGGGTCAAAGGGGGGGTGGCCCAAGAGCTCGGCGATGCGGGCCTCAAAGGCCTCGCTGATCACGTGCTCTAGCCGCTCCGCTTCCTCGT
Coding sequences within it:
- the mntR gene encoding manganese-dependent transcriptional regulator MntR: MQRPPLTEAQEDYLKNLLLLELEGQAPVSTQALASRMGVRPPSATEMLKKLALLGLVEHQPYQGASLTLAGRRVALEVLRHHRLLEAYLHQALGYGWEEVHEEAERLEHVISEAFEARIAELLGHPPFDPHGDPIPTQDLALPEAPATPLTEAPLGEARVVRALVQDPGTLHLLARLGLTPGARLRVLERQNGVRVALGNKVFLLPPDLAAAVGVEAGGDD